A genome region from Hevea brasiliensis isolate MT/VB/25A 57/8 chromosome 7, ASM3005281v1, whole genome shotgun sequence includes the following:
- the LOC110657591 gene encoding rho GDP-dissociation inhibitor 1 isoform X1: MDGGKGVEAGPSTTGVVGEKQERQKEMADKALAEAVIDYDDDEEEEEEEGSGVPVPVPGFVPGPLLSLKEQIEKDQDDDSLRRWKEKLLGCVEGDLNGLCQMEPEVKFHSIGIISSDFGEINTPLPVDGNRSSQVHFTLKEGSRYQLKLTFNVLHNIVSGLNYSNIVWKGGLQVDQSKGMLGTFAPQREPYVHTLEEETTPSGALARGIYSAKLKFEDDDRRCHMDLKYSFEIKKRS, from the exons atggatggTGGAAAGGGAGTGGAAGCAGGCCCATCCACAACAGGAGTAGTTGGTGAGAAACAAGAGAGGCAAAAGGAAATGGCAGACAAAGCACTAGCTGAAGCTGTTATTGATTATGATgatgatgaggaggaggaggaggaggagggtaGTGGGGTTCCTGTTCCTGTTCCTGGTTTCGTACCTGGGCCTTTGCTCTCTCTCAAGGAACAGATTGAAAAAgatcag GATGATGACAGCTTAAGGAGGTGGAAAGAGAAGCTACTTGGTTGTGTTGAGGGTGACTTAAATGGTTTGT GCCAAATGGAACCGGAAGTGAAGTTTCACTCTATAGGAATTATATCCAGTGACTTCGGGGAAATAAATACTCCCCTACCTGTTGATGGCAATCGGAGCAGCCAAGTCCATTTTACTCTCAAAGAAGGATCTCGATACCAACTTAAGCTAACATTTAATGTTCTACACAATATTGTTTCTGGCCTAAATTACTCAAATATTGTGTGGAAGGGGGGACTCCAAG TTGACCAAAGCAAAGGAATGTTGGGCACTTTTGCTCCTCAGCGGGAACCATATGTGCATACTTTGGAGGAGGAGACTACTCCATCTGGTGCATTGGCAAGGGGAATTTACTCAGCAAAGCTTAAG TTCGAAGATGATGACAGAAGATGTCATATGGATCTAAAATATTCCTTTGAGATAAAAAAGAGGAGCTAG
- the LOC110657591 gene encoding rho GDP-dissociation inhibitor 1 isoform X2, translating to MDGGKGVEAGPSTTGVVGEKQERQKEMADKALAEAVIDYDDDEEEEEEEGSGVPVPVPGFVPGPLLSLKEQIEKDQDDDSLRRWKEKLLGCVEGDLNGQMEPEVKFHSIGIISSDFGEINTPLPVDGNRSSQVHFTLKEGSRYQLKLTFNVLHNIVSGLNYSNIVWKGGLQVDQSKGMLGTFAPQREPYVHTLEEETTPSGALARGIYSAKLKFEDDDRRCHMDLKYSFEIKKRS from the exons atggatggTGGAAAGGGAGTGGAAGCAGGCCCATCCACAACAGGAGTAGTTGGTGAGAAACAAGAGAGGCAAAAGGAAATGGCAGACAAAGCACTAGCTGAAGCTGTTATTGATTATGATgatgatgaggaggaggaggaggaggagggtaGTGGGGTTCCTGTTCCTGTTCCTGGTTTCGTACCTGGGCCTTTGCTCTCTCTCAAGGAACAGATTGAAAAAgatcag GATGATGACAGCTTAAGGAGGTGGAAAGAGAAGCTACTTGGTTGTGTTGAGGGTGACTTAAATG GCCAAATGGAACCGGAAGTGAAGTTTCACTCTATAGGAATTATATCCAGTGACTTCGGGGAAATAAATACTCCCCTACCTGTTGATGGCAATCGGAGCAGCCAAGTCCATTTTACTCTCAAAGAAGGATCTCGATACCAACTTAAGCTAACATTTAATGTTCTACACAATATTGTTTCTGGCCTAAATTACTCAAATATTGTGTGGAAGGGGGGACTCCAAG TTGACCAAAGCAAAGGAATGTTGGGCACTTTTGCTCCTCAGCGGGAACCATATGTGCATACTTTGGAGGAGGAGACTACTCCATCTGGTGCATTGGCAAGGGGAATTTACTCAGCAAAGCTTAAG TTCGAAGATGATGACAGAAGATGTCATATGGATCTAAAATATTCCTTTGAGATAAAAAAGAGGAGCTAG
- the LOC110657593 gene encoding phospholipid--sterol O-acyltransferase isoform X1, translated as MTEGLRHLTFVVALLILVGGPRRSSGDGGEFSGDYSKLSGIIIPGFASTQLRAWSFLDCPYSPLDFNPLDLVWLDSTKLLSAVNCWLKCMLLDPYNQTDHPECKSRPDSGLSAITELDPGCITGPLSSVWKEWIKWCIEFGIEANAIIAVPYDWRLAPSMLEERDLYFHRLKLTFETAHKLRGGPSIVFAHSLGNYVFRYFLEWLKLEIAPKHYSQWLDDHIHAYFAVGAPLLGATETVKATLFGNTFGLPVSEGTARLMFNSFASSLWMLPFSKYCTADNPYWKHFSRASRKSHQTYQCEDHEFLLNYSGWPTNIVNIEIPSIRAFDAYPPVTEVAQANFSSMECGLPTQLSFSAREVSDGTFFKAIEDYDSDNKRLLYQLQKSYHGDPILNPLTPWERPPIKNVFCIYGVDLKTEVGYYFAPSGKPYPDNWIITDIIYELEGSLVSRSGNLVEGNPGAASGDETVPYNSLSLCKNWLGPKVNITRAPQSEHDGSDVQVELNVEHQHEADVVPNMTRSPRVKYITYYEDSESIPGKRTAVWELDKANHRNIVRSPVLMRELWLQMWHDIHPDKKSEFVTKAKRGPLRDDDCYWDYGKARCAWPEYCEYRYLFGDVHLGQSCRLKNSSADTLLHYV; from the exons ATGACAGAAGGACTCCGCCATCTAACCTTCGTCGTGGCGCTTCTGATCCTCGTCGGAGGTCCTCGTAGAAGCTCCGGAGATGGAGGAGAGTTCAGCGGAGACTACTCGAAGCTATCGGGGATAATAATTCCTGGTTTCGCGTCAACTCAGCTTAGAGCTTGGTCTTTCCTCGACTGCCCTTATTCTCCTCTGGATTTTAACCCTCTTGACCTCGTCTGGCTCGACAGCACGAAA CTTCTTTCTGCTGTAAATTGTTGGCTCAAGTGTATGCTACTTGATCCTTACAATCAAACAGACCATCCTGAATGCAAGTCGCGGCCTGATAGCGGTCTTTCTGCGATTACAGAACTTGACCCTGGTTGTATAACAG GTCCTCTTTCTTCAGTATGGAAAGAATGGATTAAGTGGTGCATTGAATTTGGTATTGAGGCCAATGCAATTATTGCCGTTCCATATGATTGGAGATTGGCGCCATCAATGCTGGAGGAGCGAGACCTTTATTTTCACAGGCTCAA attGACATTTGAAACTGCACATAAACTTCGTGGAGGACCCTCAATTGTATTTGCCCATTCTTTGGGTAACTATGTCTTCCGCTACTTTCTGGAATGGTTAAAGCTAGAAATTGCTCCAAAGCATTACAGCCAATGGCTGGACGATCACATTCATGCCTATTTTGCAGTTG GAGCTCCTCTTCTTGGTGCAACTGAGACGGTCAAAGCAACACTTTTTGGAAACACATTTGGTCTTCCTGTTTCTGAG GGTACAGCTCGATTGATGTTCAATTCTTTTGCCTCCTCATTATGGATGCTGCCATTTTCAAAGTATTGTACAGCTGATAATCCATACTGGAAGCATTTCTCTAGGGCATCCAGGAAAAGCCATCAGACTTATCAATGTGAAGACCATGAATTTCTCTTAAATTACTCTGGATGGCCAACAAATATTGTCAATATTGAAATCCCTTCTATACGTG catttgatgcctATCCACCAGTTACAGAAGTAGCCCAGGCCAACTTTTCTAGCATGGAATGTGGACTCCCTACTCAGTTATCATTCTCAGCTCGTGAAGTATCAGATGGGACATTTTTCAAAGCAATAGAGGACTATGATTCTGATAACAAGAGACTCTTATACCAACTACAGAA GTCATATCATGGTGATCCTATTCTGAATCCACTTACACCTTGGGAGAGACCACCTATTAAAAATGTTTTTTGCATCTATGGAGTTGATTTGAAGACTGAG GTTGGTTACTATTTTGCGCCAAGTGGCAAGCCTTACCCTGATAATTGGATCATAACAGATATCATTTACGAGCTTGAAGGATCTTTGGTCTCAAG GTCAGGGAATCTGGTTGAGGGGAATCCTGGAGCCGCAAGTGGGGATGAAACA GTACCTTATAATTCTCTCTCTTTGTGCAAGAACTGGCTTGGACCAAAAGTTAACATAACAAGAGCTCCTCAG TCAGAGCATGACGGGTCTGACGTACAGGTGGAACTGAATGTTGAACATCAGCATGAAGCAGATGTAGTTCCCAACATGACAAGGTCTCCAAGggtaaaatacattacatattaTGAAGATTCTGAAAGCATTCCAGGAAAGAGGACAGCAGTTTGGGAGCTTGATAAAG CAAATCACAGGAACATTGTTAGATCCCCTGTTCTAATGCGAGAGTTGTGGCTTCAGATGTGGCATGATATCCATCCTGACAAAAAATCAGAATTTGTTACAAAAG CTAAGCGTGGACCTTTGAGGGATGATGACTGTTATTGGGACTATGGGAAGGCTCGGTGTGCATGGCCTGAATACTGTGAATATAG GTATCTTTTTGGAGATGTTCATCTAGGACAGAGTTGTAGGTTGAAGAATTCTTCAGCTGACACGCTGTTGCATTACGTTTAG
- the LOC110657593 gene encoding phospholipid--sterol O-acyltransferase isoform X3, protein MTEGLRHLTFVVALLILVGGPRRSSGDGGEFSGDYSKLSGIIIPGFASTQLRAWSFLDCPYSPLDFNPLDLVWLDSTKLLSAVNCWLKCMLLDPYNQTDHPECKSRPDSGLSAITELDPGCITGPLSSVWKEWIKWCIEFGIEANAIIAVPYDWRLAPSMLEERDLYFHRLKLTFETAHKLRGGPSIVFAHSLGNYVFRYFLEWLKLEIAPKHYSQWLDDHIHAYFAVGAPLLGATETVKATLFGNTFGLPVSEGTARLMFNSFASSLWMLPFSKYCTADNPYWKHFSRASRKSHQTYQCEDHEFLLNYSGWPTNIVNIEIPSIRAFDAYPPVTEVAQANFSSMECGLPTQLSFSAREVSDGTFFKAIEDYDSDNKRLLYQLQKSYHGDPILNPLTPWERPPIKNVFCIYGVDLKTEVGYYFAPSGKPYPDNWIITDIIYELEGSLVSRSGNLVEGNPGAASGDETVPYNSLSLCKNWLGPKVNITRAPQSEHDGSDVQVELNVEHQHEADVVPNMTRSPRVKYITYYEDSESIPGKRTAVWELDKDVA, encoded by the exons ATGACAGAAGGACTCCGCCATCTAACCTTCGTCGTGGCGCTTCTGATCCTCGTCGGAGGTCCTCGTAGAAGCTCCGGAGATGGAGGAGAGTTCAGCGGAGACTACTCGAAGCTATCGGGGATAATAATTCCTGGTTTCGCGTCAACTCAGCTTAGAGCTTGGTCTTTCCTCGACTGCCCTTATTCTCCTCTGGATTTTAACCCTCTTGACCTCGTCTGGCTCGACAGCACGAAA CTTCTTTCTGCTGTAAATTGTTGGCTCAAGTGTATGCTACTTGATCCTTACAATCAAACAGACCATCCTGAATGCAAGTCGCGGCCTGATAGCGGTCTTTCTGCGATTACAGAACTTGACCCTGGTTGTATAACAG GTCCTCTTTCTTCAGTATGGAAAGAATGGATTAAGTGGTGCATTGAATTTGGTATTGAGGCCAATGCAATTATTGCCGTTCCATATGATTGGAGATTGGCGCCATCAATGCTGGAGGAGCGAGACCTTTATTTTCACAGGCTCAA attGACATTTGAAACTGCACATAAACTTCGTGGAGGACCCTCAATTGTATTTGCCCATTCTTTGGGTAACTATGTCTTCCGCTACTTTCTGGAATGGTTAAAGCTAGAAATTGCTCCAAAGCATTACAGCCAATGGCTGGACGATCACATTCATGCCTATTTTGCAGTTG GAGCTCCTCTTCTTGGTGCAACTGAGACGGTCAAAGCAACACTTTTTGGAAACACATTTGGTCTTCCTGTTTCTGAG GGTACAGCTCGATTGATGTTCAATTCTTTTGCCTCCTCATTATGGATGCTGCCATTTTCAAAGTATTGTACAGCTGATAATCCATACTGGAAGCATTTCTCTAGGGCATCCAGGAAAAGCCATCAGACTTATCAATGTGAAGACCATGAATTTCTCTTAAATTACTCTGGATGGCCAACAAATATTGTCAATATTGAAATCCCTTCTATACGTG catttgatgcctATCCACCAGTTACAGAAGTAGCCCAGGCCAACTTTTCTAGCATGGAATGTGGACTCCCTACTCAGTTATCATTCTCAGCTCGTGAAGTATCAGATGGGACATTTTTCAAAGCAATAGAGGACTATGATTCTGATAACAAGAGACTCTTATACCAACTACAGAA GTCATATCATGGTGATCCTATTCTGAATCCACTTACACCTTGGGAGAGACCACCTATTAAAAATGTTTTTTGCATCTATGGAGTTGATTTGAAGACTGAG GTTGGTTACTATTTTGCGCCAAGTGGCAAGCCTTACCCTGATAATTGGATCATAACAGATATCATTTACGAGCTTGAAGGATCTTTGGTCTCAAG GTCAGGGAATCTGGTTGAGGGGAATCCTGGAGCCGCAAGTGGGGATGAAACA GTACCTTATAATTCTCTCTCTTTGTGCAAGAACTGGCTTGGACCAAAAGTTAACATAACAAGAGCTCCTCAG TCAGAGCATGACGGGTCTGACGTACAGGTGGAACTGAATGTTGAACATCAGCATGAAGCAGATGTAGTTCCCAACATGACAAGGTCTCCAAGggtaaaatacattacatattaTGAAGATTCTGAAAGCATTCCAGGAAAGAGGACAGCAGTTTGGGAGCTTGATAAAG ATGTGGCATGA
- the LOC110657593 gene encoding phospholipid--sterol O-acyltransferase isoform X2 — translation MTEGLRHLTFVVALLILVGGPRRSSGDGGEFSGDYSKLSGIIIPGFASTQLRAWSFLDCPYSPLDFNPLDLVWLDSTKLLSAVNCWLKCMLLDPYNQTDHPECKSRPDSGLSAITELDPGCITGPLSSVWKEWIKWCIEFGIEANAIIAVPYDWRLAPSMLEERDLYFHRLKLTFETAHKLRGGPSIVFAHSLGNYVFRYFLEWLKLEIAPKHYSQWLDDHIHAYFAVGAPLLGATETVKATLFGNTFGLPVSEGTARLMFNSFASSLWMLPFSKYCTADNPYWKHFSRASRKSHQTYQCEDHEFLLNYSGWPTNIVNIEIPSIRAFDAYPPVTEVAQANFSSMECGLPTQLSFSAREVSDGTFFKAIEDYDSDNKRLLYQLQKSYHGDPILNPLTPWERPPIKNVFCIYGVDLKTEVGYYFAPSGKPYPDNWIITDIIYELEGSLVSRSGNLVEGNPGAASGDETVPYNSLSLCKNWLGPKVNITRAPQSEHDGSDVQVELNVEHQHEADVVPNMTRSPRVKYITYYEDSESIPGKRTAVWELDKDRLHMISSS, via the exons ATGACAGAAGGACTCCGCCATCTAACCTTCGTCGTGGCGCTTCTGATCCTCGTCGGAGGTCCTCGTAGAAGCTCCGGAGATGGAGGAGAGTTCAGCGGAGACTACTCGAAGCTATCGGGGATAATAATTCCTGGTTTCGCGTCAACTCAGCTTAGAGCTTGGTCTTTCCTCGACTGCCCTTATTCTCCTCTGGATTTTAACCCTCTTGACCTCGTCTGGCTCGACAGCACGAAA CTTCTTTCTGCTGTAAATTGTTGGCTCAAGTGTATGCTACTTGATCCTTACAATCAAACAGACCATCCTGAATGCAAGTCGCGGCCTGATAGCGGTCTTTCTGCGATTACAGAACTTGACCCTGGTTGTATAACAG GTCCTCTTTCTTCAGTATGGAAAGAATGGATTAAGTGGTGCATTGAATTTGGTATTGAGGCCAATGCAATTATTGCCGTTCCATATGATTGGAGATTGGCGCCATCAATGCTGGAGGAGCGAGACCTTTATTTTCACAGGCTCAA attGACATTTGAAACTGCACATAAACTTCGTGGAGGACCCTCAATTGTATTTGCCCATTCTTTGGGTAACTATGTCTTCCGCTACTTTCTGGAATGGTTAAAGCTAGAAATTGCTCCAAAGCATTACAGCCAATGGCTGGACGATCACATTCATGCCTATTTTGCAGTTG GAGCTCCTCTTCTTGGTGCAACTGAGACGGTCAAAGCAACACTTTTTGGAAACACATTTGGTCTTCCTGTTTCTGAG GGTACAGCTCGATTGATGTTCAATTCTTTTGCCTCCTCATTATGGATGCTGCCATTTTCAAAGTATTGTACAGCTGATAATCCATACTGGAAGCATTTCTCTAGGGCATCCAGGAAAAGCCATCAGACTTATCAATGTGAAGACCATGAATTTCTCTTAAATTACTCTGGATGGCCAACAAATATTGTCAATATTGAAATCCCTTCTATACGTG catttgatgcctATCCACCAGTTACAGAAGTAGCCCAGGCCAACTTTTCTAGCATGGAATGTGGACTCCCTACTCAGTTATCATTCTCAGCTCGTGAAGTATCAGATGGGACATTTTTCAAAGCAATAGAGGACTATGATTCTGATAACAAGAGACTCTTATACCAACTACAGAA GTCATATCATGGTGATCCTATTCTGAATCCACTTACACCTTGGGAGAGACCACCTATTAAAAATGTTTTTTGCATCTATGGAGTTGATTTGAAGACTGAG GTTGGTTACTATTTTGCGCCAAGTGGCAAGCCTTACCCTGATAATTGGATCATAACAGATATCATTTACGAGCTTGAAGGATCTTTGGTCTCAAG GTCAGGGAATCTGGTTGAGGGGAATCCTGGAGCCGCAAGTGGGGATGAAACA GTACCTTATAATTCTCTCTCTTTGTGCAAGAACTGGCTTGGACCAAAAGTTAACATAACAAGAGCTCCTCAG TCAGAGCATGACGGGTCTGACGTACAGGTGGAACTGAATGTTGAACATCAGCATGAAGCAGATGTAGTTCCCAACATGACAAGGTCTCCAAGggtaaaatacattacatattaTGAAGATTCTGAAAGCATTCCAGGAAAGAGGACAGCAGTTTGGGAGCTTGATAAAG ATCGATTGCATATGATTAGCAGCAGCTAG